Proteins encoded in a region of the Anopheles aquasalis chromosome 2, idAnoAquaMG_Q_19, whole genome shotgun sequence genome:
- the LOC126570081 gene encoding calcium/calmodulin-dependent protein kinase kinase 1 isoform X3, with protein MPPSMATIDSETIRSRHWNDQTSSHCHCTSPDATVSTFGQEPTAMASYSAQLPHEMSPTVQSEVSIEPTATSSADTIDDGTDRTALGDGDRFLDSSVERQTGTKDVPEEITAVPIVITGEDGHATNDSNSRGNNSSNSSNNNSTSMKCLNNITRSSSSARKSQTTSHNTTSGYHAPARQRPNQSQTSSPESQSRSQFVNHSHSCRNVMGTSGSLVAGDGEPAPDEPVTRSMARGMADVVRVSTSVPQPVIIRTEPGGGQTVGRGQDNDDMLEASNRSESQLEISASGSGSGSGAPGLRGCVLPKLQTLDQTTRPIYPNVPYSPYNSPYGSPRSGRRRTPLRESRRVSIEQSGSFLQLNQYKLLDQIGQGSYGLVKLAYSEEDSTHYAMKILSKRKLLRKAGLMRRGPKRGTSPLDRVYREIAVLKKLDHPNVVKLVEVLDDPLEDSLYLVFELVQQGEVLSIPTDTPLSEERAWNVFRDVLLGVEYLHYQRIIHGDLKPANLLLSDVGSVKVADLGVCNEFLGEDAAMNNGSTAGTPAFRAPETLLPGQHFYNGKAADIWALGATLYSLVHGNVPFIATSVPGVYEKIKGDPLEYPPTSTISDELRDLIGRMLDKDPQQRITLPQIKEHPWLTKNGAVRLPTEEENCRLVQISDEDMNSVVKSIPKLDTLILIKTMLKKHSFQNPFTKGISGRAPQAGGSRLERFCRSGRSNSAPGDYHTSERQSSNESLLPSVTEGVTSPLGSPDPSSSLTSAIDSLTLISDTSIASSSTDNDTTTLDTPSLEVLL; from the exons AAACGATACGATCGCGCCATTGGAATGATCAAACCAGTAGCCACTGTCACTGTACATCGCCGGATGCAACTGTTTCCACCTTTGG CCAGGAGCCAACTGCTATGGCCAGCTATAGCGCACAGCTCCCACACGAAATGTCCCCCACGGTGCAGTCCGAAGTGAGCATCGAGCCGACGGCAACGTCTTCTGCAGACACCATCGACGACGGCACCGATCGTACCGCCCTGGGTGACGGTGACAGGTTCCTAGATTCCTCCGTGGAGCGCCAGACCGGGACGAAGGACGTCCCGGAGGAGATTACAGCCGTGCCGATAGTAATCACGGGCGAGGACGGCCATGCGACAAATGACAGCAATAGCAgaggcaacaacagcagcaacagcagcaataacaacagTACTAGCATGAAATGTCTAAACAACATCACTCGCTCATCTTCATCCGCCCGCAAATCGCAAaccacttcgcacaacaccaCCTCCGGTTACCACGCGCCAGCAAGGCAAAGGCCGAACCAGTCACAAACCAGCAGCCCGGAGTCGCAGAGTCGCAGTCAGTTCGTCAATCATAGCCACAGCTGCCGGAACGTGATGGGTACGAGTGGTTCCCTGGtcgccggtgacggtgaaccCGCCCCGGACGAACCCGTGACGAGGAGTATGGCCCGCGGGATGGCGGATGTGGTCCGGGTGTCGACTAGCGTACCGCAGCCGGTAATCATTCGAACCGAGCCGGGCGGTGGTCAGACGGTGGGACGCGGCCAAG ATAACGACGACATGCTGGAGGCCTCCAATCGCTCCGAGTCGCAGCTCGAGATCAGTGCGTCCGGTAGTGGGAGTGGGAGCGGGGCGCCCGGGTTACGTGGCTGCGTTCTGCCCAAGCTGCAAACGCTCGATCAGACAACGCGACCGATCTACCCTAATGTACCGTACAGCCCCTACAACAGCCCGTACGGAAGTCCACGGAGTGGCCGACGGAGGACGCCGCTCCGTGAGTCACGCCGTGTGTCGATCGAACAGTCGGGCAGCTTTCTGCAGCTCAACCAGTACAAGCTGCTGGATCAGATTGGTCAG GGATCGTACGGACTGGTAAAGCTGGCGTACTCGGAAGAAGACTCGACGCACTACGCCATGAAAATCCTCTCGAAACGGAAGCTCCTGCGAAAGGCGGGTCTGATGCGCCGTGGACCGAAGCGTGGAACGTCGCCGTTGGATCGCGTTTACCGTGAGATTGCGGTACTCAAGAAG TTGGACCATCCAAACGTGGTGAAGCTGGTGGAAGTGTTGGACGATCCGCTGGAGGATTCGCTGTACCTCGTGTTCGAGCTGGTCCAGCAGGGTGAAGTCCTAAGCATCCCAACGGATACTCCGCTGAGTGAGGAACGTGCCTGGAATGTGTTTCGGGACGTGCTGCTGGGGGTCGAATATC TGCACTATCAGCGCATCATTCACGGTGACCTAAAACCGGCcaatctgctgctgtcggATGTGGGTAGCGTGAAGGTGGCCGATTTGGGGGTTTGCAACGAGTTTCTCGGTGAGGATGCGGCCATGAACAATGGTTCGACGGCGGGTACGCCCGCTTTTCGAGCGCCGGAAACACTGCTACCGGGACAGCACTTTTACAATGGTAAAGCGGCGGACATTTGGGCACTCGGTGCGACCCTGTACTCGCTGGTGCACGGTAACGTACCGTTTATTGCCACGTCGGTGCCGGGAGTGTACGAGAAGATCAAGGGTGATCCGCTCGAGTATCCACCGACCAGTACGATCAGCGACGAGCTGCGCGATCTCATCGGTCGCATGCTGGACAAGGATCCACAGCAACGTATCACGCTGCCCCAGATCAAGGAGCACCCGTGGCTGACGAAGAACGGTGCAGTGCGGTTGCCCACCGAGGAGGAAAACTGCCGGTTGGTGCAGATCAGCGACGAGGATATGAACAGCGTGGTGAAGAGCATCCCCAAGCTGGACACACTGATTCTCATCAAGACGATGCTCAAGAAGCACTCGTTCCAGAATCCCTTCACCAAAGGTATCTCCGGTCGGGCACCGCAGGCTGGTGGTTCGCGGTTGGAACGGTTCTGTCGCTCGGGGCGCTCCAACTCGGCCCCGGGTGATTACCATACGTCTGAGCG GCAATCTTCCAACGAATCGCTACTCCCATCGGTCACGGAAGGCGTTACGAGTCCGCTCGGTAGTCCGGATCCCTCGAGCAGCCTTACATCCGCGATCGACAGCCTCACACTGATATCGGACACTTCCATTGCTTCCTCCAGCACGGACAATGACACTACCACG CTGGACACTCCGAGCCTGGAAGTGTTACTTTAG
- the LOC126570081 gene encoding calcium/calmodulin-dependent protein kinase kinase 1 isoform X1 — MPPSMATIDSETIRSRHWNDQTSSHCHCTSPDATVSTFGQEPTAMASYSAQLPHEMSPTVQSEVSIEPTATSSADTIDDGTDRTALGDGDRFLDSSVERQTGTKDVPEEITAVPIVITGEDGHATNDSNSRGNNSSNSSNNNSTSMKCLNNITRSSSSARKSQTTSHNTTSGYHAPARQRPNQSQTSSPESQSRSQFVNHSHSCRNVMGTSGSLVAGDGEPAPDEPVTRSMARGMADVVRVSTSVPQPVIIRTEPGGGQTVGRGQDNDDMLEASNRSESQLEISASGSGSGSGAPGLRGCVLPKLQTLDQTTRPIYPNVPYSPYNSPYGSPRSGRRRTPLRESRRVSIEQSGSFLQLNQYKLLDQIGQGSYGLVKLAYSEEDSTHYAMKILSKRKLLRKAGLMRRGPKRGTSPLDRVYREIAVLKKLDHPNVVKLVEVLDDPLEDSLYLVFELVQQGEVLSIPTDTPLSEERAWNVFRDVLLGVEYLHYQRIIHGDLKPANLLLSDVGSVKVADLGVCNEFLGEDAAMNNGSTAGTPAFRAPETLLPGQHFYNGKAADIWALGATLYSLVHGNVPFIATSVPGVYEKIKGDPLEYPPTSTISDELRDLIGRMLDKDPQQRITLPQIKEHPWLTKNGAVRLPTEEENCRLVQISDEDMNSVVKSIPKLDTLILIKTMLKKHSFQNPFTKGISGRAPQAGGSRLERFCRSGRSNSAPGDYHTSERQSSNESLLPSVTEGVTSPLGSPDPSSSLTSAIDSLTLISDTSIASSSTDNDTTTLMISDPVEQRPSAPSSTE, encoded by the exons AAACGATACGATCGCGCCATTGGAATGATCAAACCAGTAGCCACTGTCACTGTACATCGCCGGATGCAACTGTTTCCACCTTTGG CCAGGAGCCAACTGCTATGGCCAGCTATAGCGCACAGCTCCCACACGAAATGTCCCCCACGGTGCAGTCCGAAGTGAGCATCGAGCCGACGGCAACGTCTTCTGCAGACACCATCGACGACGGCACCGATCGTACCGCCCTGGGTGACGGTGACAGGTTCCTAGATTCCTCCGTGGAGCGCCAGACCGGGACGAAGGACGTCCCGGAGGAGATTACAGCCGTGCCGATAGTAATCACGGGCGAGGACGGCCATGCGACAAATGACAGCAATAGCAgaggcaacaacagcagcaacagcagcaataacaacagTACTAGCATGAAATGTCTAAACAACATCACTCGCTCATCTTCATCCGCCCGCAAATCGCAAaccacttcgcacaacaccaCCTCCGGTTACCACGCGCCAGCAAGGCAAAGGCCGAACCAGTCACAAACCAGCAGCCCGGAGTCGCAGAGTCGCAGTCAGTTCGTCAATCATAGCCACAGCTGCCGGAACGTGATGGGTACGAGTGGTTCCCTGGtcgccggtgacggtgaaccCGCCCCGGACGAACCCGTGACGAGGAGTATGGCCCGCGGGATGGCGGATGTGGTCCGGGTGTCGACTAGCGTACCGCAGCCGGTAATCATTCGAACCGAGCCGGGCGGTGGTCAGACGGTGGGACGCGGCCAAG ATAACGACGACATGCTGGAGGCCTCCAATCGCTCCGAGTCGCAGCTCGAGATCAGTGCGTCCGGTAGTGGGAGTGGGAGCGGGGCGCCCGGGTTACGTGGCTGCGTTCTGCCCAAGCTGCAAACGCTCGATCAGACAACGCGACCGATCTACCCTAATGTACCGTACAGCCCCTACAACAGCCCGTACGGAAGTCCACGGAGTGGCCGACGGAGGACGCCGCTCCGTGAGTCACGCCGTGTGTCGATCGAACAGTCGGGCAGCTTTCTGCAGCTCAACCAGTACAAGCTGCTGGATCAGATTGGTCAG GGATCGTACGGACTGGTAAAGCTGGCGTACTCGGAAGAAGACTCGACGCACTACGCCATGAAAATCCTCTCGAAACGGAAGCTCCTGCGAAAGGCGGGTCTGATGCGCCGTGGACCGAAGCGTGGAACGTCGCCGTTGGATCGCGTTTACCGTGAGATTGCGGTACTCAAGAAG TTGGACCATCCAAACGTGGTGAAGCTGGTGGAAGTGTTGGACGATCCGCTGGAGGATTCGCTGTACCTCGTGTTCGAGCTGGTCCAGCAGGGTGAAGTCCTAAGCATCCCAACGGATACTCCGCTGAGTGAGGAACGTGCCTGGAATGTGTTTCGGGACGTGCTGCTGGGGGTCGAATATC TGCACTATCAGCGCATCATTCACGGTGACCTAAAACCGGCcaatctgctgctgtcggATGTGGGTAGCGTGAAGGTGGCCGATTTGGGGGTTTGCAACGAGTTTCTCGGTGAGGATGCGGCCATGAACAATGGTTCGACGGCGGGTACGCCCGCTTTTCGAGCGCCGGAAACACTGCTACCGGGACAGCACTTTTACAATGGTAAAGCGGCGGACATTTGGGCACTCGGTGCGACCCTGTACTCGCTGGTGCACGGTAACGTACCGTTTATTGCCACGTCGGTGCCGGGAGTGTACGAGAAGATCAAGGGTGATCCGCTCGAGTATCCACCGACCAGTACGATCAGCGACGAGCTGCGCGATCTCATCGGTCGCATGCTGGACAAGGATCCACAGCAACGTATCACGCTGCCCCAGATCAAGGAGCACCCGTGGCTGACGAAGAACGGTGCAGTGCGGTTGCCCACCGAGGAGGAAAACTGCCGGTTGGTGCAGATCAGCGACGAGGATATGAACAGCGTGGTGAAGAGCATCCCCAAGCTGGACACACTGATTCTCATCAAGACGATGCTCAAGAAGCACTCGTTCCAGAATCCCTTCACCAAAGGTATCTCCGGTCGGGCACCGCAGGCTGGTGGTTCGCGGTTGGAACGGTTCTGTCGCTCGGGGCGCTCCAACTCGGCCCCGGGTGATTACCATACGTCTGAGCG GCAATCTTCCAACGAATCGCTACTCCCATCGGTCACGGAAGGCGTTACGAGTCCGCTCGGTAGTCCGGATCCCTCGAGCAGCCTTACATCCGCGATCGACAGCCTCACACTGATATCGGACACTTCCATTGCTTCCTCCAGCACGGACAATGACACTACCACG CTGATGATTTCGGATCCCGTGGAGCAGCGACCGTCAGCACCGTCGTCAACTGAATGA
- the LOC126570081 gene encoding calcium/calmodulin-dependent protein kinase kinase 2 isoform X5, with protein MLEASNRSESQLEISASGSGSGSGAPGLRGCVLPKLQTLDQTTRPIYPNVPYSPYNSPYGSPRSGRRRTPLRESRRVSIEQSGSFLQLNQYKLLDQIGQGSYGLVKLAYSEEDSTHYAMKILSKRKLLRKAGLMRRGPKRGTSPLDRVYREIAVLKKLDHPNVVKLVEVLDDPLEDSLYLVFELVQQGEVLSIPTDTPLSEERAWNVFRDVLLGVEYLHYQRIIHGDLKPANLLLSDVGSVKVADLGVCNEFLGEDAAMNNGSTAGTPAFRAPETLLPGQHFYNGKAADIWALGATLYSLVHGNVPFIATSVPGVYEKIKGDPLEYPPTSTISDELRDLIGRMLDKDPQQRITLPQIKEHPWLTKNGAVRLPTEEENCRLVQISDEDMNSVVKSIPKLDTLILIKTMLKKHSFQNPFTKGISGRAPQAGGSRLERFCRSGRSNSAPGDYHTSERQSSNESLLPSVTEGVTSPLGSPDPSSSLTSAIDSLTLISDTSIASSSTDNDTTTLMISDPVEQRPSAPSSTE; from the exons ATGCTGGAGGCCTCCAATCGCTCCGAGTCGCAGCTCGAGATCAGTGCGTCCGGTAGTGGGAGTGGGAGCGGGGCGCCCGGGTTACGTGGCTGCGTTCTGCCCAAGCTGCAAACGCTCGATCAGACAACGCGACCGATCTACCCTAATGTACCGTACAGCCCCTACAACAGCCCGTACGGAAGTCCACGGAGTGGCCGACGGAGGACGCCGCTCCGTGAGTCACGCCGTGTGTCGATCGAACAGTCGGGCAGCTTTCTGCAGCTCAACCAGTACAAGCTGCTGGATCAGATTGGTCAG GGATCGTACGGACTGGTAAAGCTGGCGTACTCGGAAGAAGACTCGACGCACTACGCCATGAAAATCCTCTCGAAACGGAAGCTCCTGCGAAAGGCGGGTCTGATGCGCCGTGGACCGAAGCGTGGAACGTCGCCGTTGGATCGCGTTTACCGTGAGATTGCGGTACTCAAGAAG TTGGACCATCCAAACGTGGTGAAGCTGGTGGAAGTGTTGGACGATCCGCTGGAGGATTCGCTGTACCTCGTGTTCGAGCTGGTCCAGCAGGGTGAAGTCCTAAGCATCCCAACGGATACTCCGCTGAGTGAGGAACGTGCCTGGAATGTGTTTCGGGACGTGCTGCTGGGGGTCGAATATC TGCACTATCAGCGCATCATTCACGGTGACCTAAAACCGGCcaatctgctgctgtcggATGTGGGTAGCGTGAAGGTGGCCGATTTGGGGGTTTGCAACGAGTTTCTCGGTGAGGATGCGGCCATGAACAATGGTTCGACGGCGGGTACGCCCGCTTTTCGAGCGCCGGAAACACTGCTACCGGGACAGCACTTTTACAATGGTAAAGCGGCGGACATTTGGGCACTCGGTGCGACCCTGTACTCGCTGGTGCACGGTAACGTACCGTTTATTGCCACGTCGGTGCCGGGAGTGTACGAGAAGATCAAGGGTGATCCGCTCGAGTATCCACCGACCAGTACGATCAGCGACGAGCTGCGCGATCTCATCGGTCGCATGCTGGACAAGGATCCACAGCAACGTATCACGCTGCCCCAGATCAAGGAGCACCCGTGGCTGACGAAGAACGGTGCAGTGCGGTTGCCCACCGAGGAGGAAAACTGCCGGTTGGTGCAGATCAGCGACGAGGATATGAACAGCGTGGTGAAGAGCATCCCCAAGCTGGACACACTGATTCTCATCAAGACGATGCTCAAGAAGCACTCGTTCCAGAATCCCTTCACCAAAGGTATCTCCGGTCGGGCACCGCAGGCTGGTGGTTCGCGGTTGGAACGGTTCTGTCGCTCGGGGCGCTCCAACTCGGCCCCGGGTGATTACCATACGTCTGAGCG GCAATCTTCCAACGAATCGCTACTCCCATCGGTCACGGAAGGCGTTACGAGTCCGCTCGGTAGTCCGGATCCCTCGAGCAGCCTTACATCCGCGATCGACAGCCTCACACTGATATCGGACACTTCCATTGCTTCCTCCAGCACGGACAATGACACTACCACG CTGATGATTTCGGATCCCGTGGAGCAGCGACCGTCAGCACCGTCGTCAACTGAATGA
- the LOC126570081 gene encoding calcium/calmodulin-dependent protein kinase kinase 1 isoform X4 translates to MPPSMATIDSETIRSRHWNDQTSSHCHCTSPDATVSTFGQEPTAMASYSAQLPHEMSPTVQSEVSIEPTATSSADTIDDGTDRTALGDGDRFLDSSVERQTGTKDVPEEITAVPIVITGEDGHATNDSNSRGNNSSNSSNNNNNDDMLEASNRSESQLEISASGSGSGSGAPGLRGCVLPKLQTLDQTTRPIYPNVPYSPYNSPYGSPRSGRRRTPLRESRRVSIEQSGSFLQLNQYKLLDQIGQGSYGLVKLAYSEEDSTHYAMKILSKRKLLRKAGLMRRGPKRGTSPLDRVYREIAVLKKLDHPNVVKLVEVLDDPLEDSLYLVFELVQQGEVLSIPTDTPLSEERAWNVFRDVLLGVEYLHYQRIIHGDLKPANLLLSDVGSVKVADLGVCNEFLGEDAAMNNGSTAGTPAFRAPETLLPGQHFYNGKAADIWALGATLYSLVHGNVPFIATSVPGVYEKIKGDPLEYPPTSTISDELRDLIGRMLDKDPQQRITLPQIKEHPWLTKNGAVRLPTEEENCRLVQISDEDMNSVVKSIPKLDTLILIKTMLKKHSFQNPFTKGISGRAPQAGGSRLERFCRSGRSNSAPGDYHTSERQSSNESLLPSVTEGVTSPLGSPDPSSSLTSAIDSLTLISDTSIASSSTDNDTTTLMISDPVEQRPSAPSSTE, encoded by the exons AAACGATACGATCGCGCCATTGGAATGATCAAACCAGTAGCCACTGTCACTGTACATCGCCGGATGCAACTGTTTCCACCTTTGG CCAGGAGCCAACTGCTATGGCCAGCTATAGCGCACAGCTCCCACACGAAATGTCCCCCACGGTGCAGTCCGAAGTGAGCATCGAGCCGACGGCAACGTCTTCTGCAGACACCATCGACGACGGCACCGATCGTACCGCCCTGGGTGACGGTGACAGGTTCCTAGATTCCTCCGTGGAGCGCCAGACCGGGACGAAGGACGTCCCGGAGGAGATTACAGCCGTGCCGATAGTAATCACGGGCGAGGACGGCCATGCGACAAATGACAGCAATAGCAgaggcaacaacagcagcaacagcagcaataacaaca ATAACGACGACATGCTGGAGGCCTCCAATCGCTCCGAGTCGCAGCTCGAGATCAGTGCGTCCGGTAGTGGGAGTGGGAGCGGGGCGCCCGGGTTACGTGGCTGCGTTCTGCCCAAGCTGCAAACGCTCGATCAGACAACGCGACCGATCTACCCTAATGTACCGTACAGCCCCTACAACAGCCCGTACGGAAGTCCACGGAGTGGCCGACGGAGGACGCCGCTCCGTGAGTCACGCCGTGTGTCGATCGAACAGTCGGGCAGCTTTCTGCAGCTCAACCAGTACAAGCTGCTGGATCAGATTGGTCAG GGATCGTACGGACTGGTAAAGCTGGCGTACTCGGAAGAAGACTCGACGCACTACGCCATGAAAATCCTCTCGAAACGGAAGCTCCTGCGAAAGGCGGGTCTGATGCGCCGTGGACCGAAGCGTGGAACGTCGCCGTTGGATCGCGTTTACCGTGAGATTGCGGTACTCAAGAAG TTGGACCATCCAAACGTGGTGAAGCTGGTGGAAGTGTTGGACGATCCGCTGGAGGATTCGCTGTACCTCGTGTTCGAGCTGGTCCAGCAGGGTGAAGTCCTAAGCATCCCAACGGATACTCCGCTGAGTGAGGAACGTGCCTGGAATGTGTTTCGGGACGTGCTGCTGGGGGTCGAATATC TGCACTATCAGCGCATCATTCACGGTGACCTAAAACCGGCcaatctgctgctgtcggATGTGGGTAGCGTGAAGGTGGCCGATTTGGGGGTTTGCAACGAGTTTCTCGGTGAGGATGCGGCCATGAACAATGGTTCGACGGCGGGTACGCCCGCTTTTCGAGCGCCGGAAACACTGCTACCGGGACAGCACTTTTACAATGGTAAAGCGGCGGACATTTGGGCACTCGGTGCGACCCTGTACTCGCTGGTGCACGGTAACGTACCGTTTATTGCCACGTCGGTGCCGGGAGTGTACGAGAAGATCAAGGGTGATCCGCTCGAGTATCCACCGACCAGTACGATCAGCGACGAGCTGCGCGATCTCATCGGTCGCATGCTGGACAAGGATCCACAGCAACGTATCACGCTGCCCCAGATCAAGGAGCACCCGTGGCTGACGAAGAACGGTGCAGTGCGGTTGCCCACCGAGGAGGAAAACTGCCGGTTGGTGCAGATCAGCGACGAGGATATGAACAGCGTGGTGAAGAGCATCCCCAAGCTGGACACACTGATTCTCATCAAGACGATGCTCAAGAAGCACTCGTTCCAGAATCCCTTCACCAAAGGTATCTCCGGTCGGGCACCGCAGGCTGGTGGTTCGCGGTTGGAACGGTTCTGTCGCTCGGGGCGCTCCAACTCGGCCCCGGGTGATTACCATACGTCTGAGCG GCAATCTTCCAACGAATCGCTACTCCCATCGGTCACGGAAGGCGTTACGAGTCCGCTCGGTAGTCCGGATCCCTCGAGCAGCCTTACATCCGCGATCGACAGCCTCACACTGATATCGGACACTTCCATTGCTTCCTCCAGCACGGACAATGACACTACCACG CTGATGATTTCGGATCCCGTGGAGCAGCGACCGTCAGCACCGTCGTCAACTGAATGA
- the LOC126570081 gene encoding calcium/calmodulin-dependent protein kinase kinase 1 isoform X2, producing MPPSMATIDSETIRSRHWNDQTSSHCHCTSPDATVSTFGQEPTAMASYSAQLPHEMSPTVQSEVSIEPTATSSADTIDDGTDRTALGDGDRFLDSSVERQTGTKDVPEEITAVPIVITGEDGHATNDSNSRGNNSSNSSNNNSTSMKCLNNITRSSSSARKSQTTSHNTTSGYHAPARQRPNQSQTSSPESQSRSQFVNHSHSCRNVMGTSGSLVAGDGEPAPDEPVTRSMARGMADVVRVSTSVPQPVIIRTEPGGGQTVGRGQDNDDMLEASNRSESQLEISASGSGSGSGAPGLRGCVLPKLQTLDQTTRPIYPNVPYSPYNSPYGSPRSGRRRTPLRESRRVSIEQSGSFLQLNQYKLLDQIGQGSYGLVKLAYSEEDSTHYAMKILSKRKLLRKAGLMRRGPKRGTSPLDRVYREIAVLKKLDHPNVVKLVEVLDDPLEDSLYLVFELVQQGEVLSIPTDTPLSEERAWNVFRDVLLGVEYLHYQRIIHGDLKPANLLLSDVGSVKVADLGVCNEFLGEDAAMNNGSTAGTPAFRAPETLLPGQHFYNGKAADIWALGATLYSLVHGNVPFIATSVPGVYEKIKGDPLEYPPTSTISDELRDLIGRMLDKDPQQRITLPQIKEHPWLTKNGAVRLPTEEENCRLVQISDEDMNSVVKSIPKLDTLILIKTMLKKHSFQNPFTKGISGRAPQAGGSRLERFCRSGRSNSAPGDYHTSERQSSNESLLPSVTEGVTSPLGSPDPSSSLTSAIDSLTLISDTSIASSSTDNDTTTSQLDTPSLEVLL from the exons AAACGATACGATCGCGCCATTGGAATGATCAAACCAGTAGCCACTGTCACTGTACATCGCCGGATGCAACTGTTTCCACCTTTGG CCAGGAGCCAACTGCTATGGCCAGCTATAGCGCACAGCTCCCACACGAAATGTCCCCCACGGTGCAGTCCGAAGTGAGCATCGAGCCGACGGCAACGTCTTCTGCAGACACCATCGACGACGGCACCGATCGTACCGCCCTGGGTGACGGTGACAGGTTCCTAGATTCCTCCGTGGAGCGCCAGACCGGGACGAAGGACGTCCCGGAGGAGATTACAGCCGTGCCGATAGTAATCACGGGCGAGGACGGCCATGCGACAAATGACAGCAATAGCAgaggcaacaacagcagcaacagcagcaataacaacagTACTAGCATGAAATGTCTAAACAACATCACTCGCTCATCTTCATCCGCCCGCAAATCGCAAaccacttcgcacaacaccaCCTCCGGTTACCACGCGCCAGCAAGGCAAAGGCCGAACCAGTCACAAACCAGCAGCCCGGAGTCGCAGAGTCGCAGTCAGTTCGTCAATCATAGCCACAGCTGCCGGAACGTGATGGGTACGAGTGGTTCCCTGGtcgccggtgacggtgaaccCGCCCCGGACGAACCCGTGACGAGGAGTATGGCCCGCGGGATGGCGGATGTGGTCCGGGTGTCGACTAGCGTACCGCAGCCGGTAATCATTCGAACCGAGCCGGGCGGTGGTCAGACGGTGGGACGCGGCCAAG ATAACGACGACATGCTGGAGGCCTCCAATCGCTCCGAGTCGCAGCTCGAGATCAGTGCGTCCGGTAGTGGGAGTGGGAGCGGGGCGCCCGGGTTACGTGGCTGCGTTCTGCCCAAGCTGCAAACGCTCGATCAGACAACGCGACCGATCTACCCTAATGTACCGTACAGCCCCTACAACAGCCCGTACGGAAGTCCACGGAGTGGCCGACGGAGGACGCCGCTCCGTGAGTCACGCCGTGTGTCGATCGAACAGTCGGGCAGCTTTCTGCAGCTCAACCAGTACAAGCTGCTGGATCAGATTGGTCAG GGATCGTACGGACTGGTAAAGCTGGCGTACTCGGAAGAAGACTCGACGCACTACGCCATGAAAATCCTCTCGAAACGGAAGCTCCTGCGAAAGGCGGGTCTGATGCGCCGTGGACCGAAGCGTGGAACGTCGCCGTTGGATCGCGTTTACCGTGAGATTGCGGTACTCAAGAAG TTGGACCATCCAAACGTGGTGAAGCTGGTGGAAGTGTTGGACGATCCGCTGGAGGATTCGCTGTACCTCGTGTTCGAGCTGGTCCAGCAGGGTGAAGTCCTAAGCATCCCAACGGATACTCCGCTGAGTGAGGAACGTGCCTGGAATGTGTTTCGGGACGTGCTGCTGGGGGTCGAATATC TGCACTATCAGCGCATCATTCACGGTGACCTAAAACCGGCcaatctgctgctgtcggATGTGGGTAGCGTGAAGGTGGCCGATTTGGGGGTTTGCAACGAGTTTCTCGGTGAGGATGCGGCCATGAACAATGGTTCGACGGCGGGTACGCCCGCTTTTCGAGCGCCGGAAACACTGCTACCGGGACAGCACTTTTACAATGGTAAAGCGGCGGACATTTGGGCACTCGGTGCGACCCTGTACTCGCTGGTGCACGGTAACGTACCGTTTATTGCCACGTCGGTGCCGGGAGTGTACGAGAAGATCAAGGGTGATCCGCTCGAGTATCCACCGACCAGTACGATCAGCGACGAGCTGCGCGATCTCATCGGTCGCATGCTGGACAAGGATCCACAGCAACGTATCACGCTGCCCCAGATCAAGGAGCACCCGTGGCTGACGAAGAACGGTGCAGTGCGGTTGCCCACCGAGGAGGAAAACTGCCGGTTGGTGCAGATCAGCGACGAGGATATGAACAGCGTGGTGAAGAGCATCCCCAAGCTGGACACACTGATTCTCATCAAGACGATGCTCAAGAAGCACTCGTTCCAGAATCCCTTCACCAAAGGTATCTCCGGTCGGGCACCGCAGGCTGGTGGTTCGCGGTTGGAACGGTTCTGTCGCTCGGGGCGCTCCAACTCGGCCCCGGGTGATTACCATACGTCTGAGCG GCAATCTTCCAACGAATCGCTACTCCCATCGGTCACGGAAGGCGTTACGAGTCCGCTCGGTAGTCCGGATCCCTCGAGCAGCCTTACATCCGCGATCGACAGCCTCACACTGATATCGGACACTTCCATTGCTTCCTCCAGCACGGACAATGACACTACCACG TCCCAGCTGGACACTCCGAGCCTGGAAGTGTTACTTTAG